In Astatotilapia calliptera chromosome 23, fAstCal1.2, whole genome shotgun sequence, a genomic segment contains:
- the LOC113016060 gene encoding collagen alpha-1(XVIII) chain-like isoform X6 yields the protein MWRRLQTAALLLILCSGSLEAWFWRTTDEETKTEAVTFDATTLTTHTVAMITSTKQVEEGATTTTTSSVMMEEEGSTKTAAGAKMEEEEEDDNLSGVGEEIINVATGIRKFVEAWDATTTTWTVSAGLTEKTEKSDVTMKPEVSGISLLQLIGEPPLEEFTTTYGPNGEPAYRFTPSVVPGQRALVHVPSPFYRHFSLLFHVKPSTPAASILFSITDATQKLMYVAVKLSAVKAGRQKVQFFYTEPDSEASYEAASFEVPSMVDTWSRFSLSVMEEQVAFYHGCDSEPQVVKFERSPDPMDLDPASVLFVGHAGRADNGKFLGDMADLRLVGNPRSAERLCDYEDDSDTGSGDYGSGDGERRQMGGSMKTTPPPFRPLPEPPLISSHINTLAQTDVWYQPSVEYSRQDFSKPGLLGSRGTIGAKGEKGDRGEKGSKGDQGPVGAKGDSGVSSGSGFSAQGGVQGQKGEKGEKGDLGKGYTGKKGDRGAQGPPGPPGPTGPAAEVVRLGDGSIVQQLAGPPGPPGLPGSDGPAGPPGADGEPGDPGEDGRAGPPGLQGVPGIPGGPGAKGEKGERGEGQPGPRGPPGPPGPPGPGTGDRPTFVDMEGSGFPDLDKIRGPHGPPGLPGPPGPPGIPGTSVAVGLDGPIAVGPPGPPGQDGAPGLPGPPGPPGLPGPPGPAGGKGDSGDLGLPGPAGEKGSQGEPGQVGTSGQTGLAGLPGPMGPVGPPGPPGPPGPPYRIGYGDQDGYEVLSGLPGLRGEPGPQGPPGIAGHPGNPGLPGTPGSKGAEGPRGPPGIPGLNGSTGEKGPKGDSGEKGERGLPGRDGGPPGPPGPPGPPGQIIYQPGGDVGPGIPGRAGFPGPMGPKGEKGNPGPPGYAPKGEKGEPSVITGPDGRPLFLGGLTGQPGERGSPGPMGFPGPQGPQGQKGEIGFPGRSGRPGLNGAKGEKGDAGSGSGYGYPGPPGPPGPPGPPGPPVPIDRLGGYDYSRYYAVKGEKGDRGPPGFGSNIDIYSLKNELKGESGVKGEKGEPGGGYYDPRYGGSGVGAPGVPGPPGPKGDSIIGPPGPQGPPGPPGRGYDGPPGPPGPPGPPGASLDGSYRGTQTISIPGPPGPPGPPGVPGVTSGVTVLRSYETMTATARRQPEGSLVYILDQTDLYLRVRDGVRQVQLGEYIAFPREDGNEVAAVEPPPVVPYFQDHHSHTGTSTNHFNQPHESPAQPHAEPDYKPTYVDPRYQPDSRYQSEPRYPELTDPRFPSYTDRLNSPDNRYYVVDTRYPITTPRRPPPRQPQSPVHYHTSGPVLHLIALNSPQTGSMRGIRGADFLCFTQAQGIGMKGTFRAFLSSRLQDLHSIVRKTDRHNLSVVNLKDEVLFDSWDDIFSGGRMKENVSIYSFDGKDVLHDNTWPEKMVWHGSTSRGERHVDSFCETWRVGEHALTGMASPLQSGSLLQQSSSSCSSSNVVLCIENSAGHSRR from the exons AAGTGAGCGGCATCTCTTTACTCCAGCTGATTGGAGAACCTCCACTAGAAGAGTTCACCACCACCTATGGGCCAAATGGGGAGCCTGCCTATCGGTTCACTCCTTCGGTGGTCCCGGGCCAGCGAGCCCTGGTCCATGTCCCCAGCCCTTTCTACCGCCacttctccctcctcttccaTGTCAAGCCCTCCACTCCTGCCGCCTCCATCCTTTTCTCCATCACAGATGCCACCCAGAAGCTCATGTATGTTGCTGTCAAGCTCAGCGCGGTGAAGGCTGGCCGTCAGAAGGTTCAGTTTTTCTACACCGAGCCCGACTCTGAGGCTTCGTACGAGGCTGCCAGCTTTGAGGTGCCGAGCATGGTGGACACCTGGAGTCGCTTCTCGCTGTCAGTCATGGAGGAGCAGGTGGCCTTCTACCATGGCTGCGACTCTGAGCCACAGGTGGTGAAGTTTGAGCGCTCGCCGGATCCCATGGATCTCGACCCTGCATCAGTACTCTTTGTGGGTCACGCGGGAAGAGCTGACAATGGCAAGTTCCTG ggTGACATGGCAGACCTGAGACTGGTGGGAAACCCTCGGTCAGCTGAGCGTTTATGCGACTATGAGGACGACTCTGACACT GGCTCTGGTGACTATGGCAGCGGCGACGGCGAGAGGAGGCAGATGGGAGGCAGCATGAAG ACCACCCCTCCACCTTTCCGTCCACTGCCTGAACCTCCGCTGATTtcctcacacataaacacactcgcACAAACAG atGTCTGGTATCAGCCCTCCGTGGAGTACAGCAGGCAGGACTTCAGCAAGCCTGGATTATTAGGCTCAAGAG GTACAATCGGTGCTAAAGGTGAAAAAggagacagaggagagaaaggCTCAAAGGGGGACCAGGGCCCTGTAGGAGCGAAGGGAGATTCAGGTGTCAGCTCTGGCTCTGGTTTCTCTGCACAGGGTGGAGTCCAAGGACAGAAG GGTGAAAAAGGTGAAAAG GGTGATCTTGGCAAAGGCTACACTGGTAAAAAAGGAGATCGTGGGGCTCAGGGGCCTCCCGGACCACCTGGTCCTACAGGACCTGCAGCTGAGGTGGTCCGACTTGGGGATGGCTCTATTGTGCAGCAGCTGGCCGGACCCCCCGGACCACCAGGACTGCCAGGGTCGGATGGGCCTGCAGGACCTCCTGGAGCTGATGGGGAGCCT GGTGATCCAGGAGAGGATGGAAGAGCT GGTCCTCCTGGGCTGCAGGGTGTTCCAGGAATTCCAGGAGGTCCTGGTGCCAAAGGCGAAAAG GGTGAACGTGGAGAGGGTCAGCCAGGACCCAGAGGCCCCCCAGGTCCACCTGGACCTCCTGGACCTGGTACTGGTGATCGTCCA ACATTTGTTGACATGGAGGGCTCGGGATTCCCAGACTTGGATAAAATCCGG GGTCCACATGGTCCACCGGGTCTCCCAGGTCCTCCTGGCCCTCCTGGGATCCCTGGTACTTCAGTGGCAGTGGGCCTTGATGGTCCAATAGCTGTTGGACCTCCTGGACCACCTGGGCAAGATGGTGCTCCGGGATTGCCA GGACCCCCTGGTCCTCCTGGGCTACCCGGTCCACCTGGACCTGCAGGAGGAAAG GGTGACAGTGGTGACCTCGGTCTTCCAGGACCAGCTGGAGAAAAG GGCTCTCAGGGTGAACCAGGACAGGTGGGGACATCAGGACAGACTGGCCTGGCAGGGCTTCCAGGTCCAATGGGACCAGTGGGACCACCAGGGCCCCCCGGACCACCTGGGCCACCATATCGTATTGGCTAT GGCGATCAAGATGGATATGAGGTACTCAGTGGTTTGCCTGGACTCAGAGGCGAACCTGGACCCCAG GGCCCACCTGGTATTGCAGGTCATCCT ggAAATCCAGGTTTACCAGGAACACCTGGTAGCAAAGGAGCAGAAGGACCACGAGGACCTCCTGGGATCCCTGGCTTGAATGGTTCAACTGGAGAAAAA GGTCCAAAGGGAGACAGTGGCGAGAAAGGAGAGAGG GGTTTGCCAGGAAGAGATGGTGGACCACCTGGACCTCCAGGCCCTCCTGGACCTCCAGGACAGATCATCTACCAGCCAGGAGGAGAT GTTGGACCAGGTATTCCAGGCAGGGCAGGATTCCCA GGCCCAATGGGaccaaaaggggaaaaagggaACCCAGGGCCACCAGGATATGCACCTAAG ggagaaaaaggagagccTAGTGTCATCACGGGGCCTGATGGGAGACCTCTATTCCTGGGAGGCTTGACAGGACAGCCG GGCGAGAGAGGAAGTCCTGGCCCAATGGGATTTCCA GGTCCACAAGGTCCTCAAGGCCAGAAGGGGGAGATTGGTTTTCCTGGCCGATCG GGTCGACCAGGACTAAACGGTGCCAAAGGAGAGAAGggagatgcaggcagtggatcTGGATACGGATACCCT GGACCACCAGGCCCACCAGGGCCCCCTGGGCCTCCCGGACCTCCTGTTCCTATTGACAGACTCGGA GGATATGATTACTCCAGGTATTACGCTG ttaaagGAGAGAAAGGAGATCGGGGACCACCAG GTTTTGGATCAAACATTGACATTTACAGTTTAAAG AATGAGCTGAAAGGTGAAAGTGGCGTGaaaggagagaaaggagagcCAGGCGGAGGATATTATGACCCCCGGTATGGAGGAAGCGGAGTCGGAGCCCCGGGAGTGCCTGGACCTCCA GGCCCTAAAGGAGACTCCATTATTGGCCCACCAGGCCCCCAGGGGCCACCTGGACCACCTGGAAGAGGGTATGATGGACCACCTGGACCACCAGGGCCACCTGGACCTCCAGGAGCATCACTAGATGGATCTTACAGAGGCACACAGA CTATCAGTATTCCTGGACCACCAGGACCTCCTGGACCTCCTGGAGTGCCTGGTGTGACCTCTGGG GTGACAGTGTTGAGGTCTTACGAAACGATGACAGCTACAGCTAGAAGACAACCTGAGGGCTCTCTGGTGTACATACTAGACCAAACAGATCTCTACCTACGAGTCCGAGATGGAGTTCGTCAAGTCCAG cTTGGGGAGTACATCGCTTTCCCCAGGGAGGAT GGTAATGAGGTTGCTGCTGTGGAGCCTCCGCCAGTTGTCCCTTACTTCCAAGACCACCACTCCCACACGGGCACCTCCACCAACCACTTCAACCAGCCGCATGAGAGTCCGGCCCAACCACATGCTGAGCCTGACTATAAACCTACTTACGTCGATCCCAGATACCAGCCTGATTCGCGGTATCAGTCAGAACCACGGTACCCGGAACTAACAGATCCCAGGTTTCCAAGTTATACAGACCGGTTAAACTCACCTGATAACAGGTATTATGTTGTGGACACTCGTTACCCGATCACCACTCCACGAAGACCACCCCCACGTCAACCCCAGAGTCCGGTCCACTATCACACTTCTGGGCCAGTG CTCCACCTGATTGCTCTGAACAGCCCTCAGACCGGCTCCATGCGGGGCATCCGCGGTGCAGACTTCCTGTGCTTCACCCAGGCTCAGGGCATCGGGATGAAGGGAACTTTCCGGGCCTTCCTGTCTTCCAGACTCCAGGATCTCCACAGCATCGTCCGCAAAACTGACAGACATAATTTATCAGTAGTCAACTTGAAG GACGAGGTTCTGTTTGACAGCTGGGACGACATCTTCAGCGGCGGCAGAATGAAGGAAAACGTGTCAATCTACTCGTTTGATGGCAAGGACGTTCTTCACGACAACACATG GCCAGAGAAGATGGTCTGGCACGGGTCGACTAGCAGAGGCGAGCGGCATGTCGACAGCTTCTGCGAGACGTGGCGTGTGGGCGAACACGCGCTGACCGGCATGGCGTCGCCGCTGCAGAGTGGCAGTTTGCTGCAGCAGAGCTCCAGCAGCTGCTCCAGCTCCAACGTCGTGCTGTGCATCGAGAACAGCGCCGGCCACTCCAGGAGATAG
- the LOC113016060 gene encoding collagen alpha-1(XVIII) chain-like isoform X5, translating into MRARDRCWTCILALLVAAQAQSQQTEVSGISLLQLIGEPPLEEFTTTYGPNGEPAYRFTPSVVPGQRALVHVPSPFYRHFSLLFHVKPSTPAASILFSITDATQKLMYVAVKLSAVKAGRQKVQFFYTEPDSEASYEAASFEVPSMVDTWSRFSLSVMEEQVAFYHGCDSEPQVVKFERSPDPMDLDPASVLFVGHAGRADNGKFLGDMADLRLVGNPRSAERLCDYEDDSDTGSGDYGSGDGERRQMGGSMKTTPPPFRPLPEPPLISSHINTLAQTDVWYQPSVEYSRQDFSKPGLLGSRGTIGAKGEKGDRGEKGSKGDQGPVGAKGDSGVSSGSGFSAQGGVQGQKGEKGEKGDLGKGYTGKKGDRGAQGPPGPPGPTGPAAEVVRLGDGSIVQQLAGPPGPPGLPGSDGPAGPPGADGEPGDPGEDGRAGPPGLQGVPGIPGGPGAKGEKGERGEGQPGPRGPPGPPGPPGPGTGDRPTFVDMEGSGFPDLDKIRGPHGPPGLPGPPGPPGIPGTSVAVGLDGPIAVGPPGPPGQDGAPGLPGPPGPPGLPGPPGPAGGKGDSGDLGLPGPAGEKQDAQGSSFFTGLFSYFTPSSTGSQGEPGQVGTSGQTGLAGLPGPMGPVGPPGPPGPPGPPYRIGYGDQDGYEVLSGLPGLRGEPGPQGPPGIAGHPGNPGLPGTPGSKGAEGPRGPPGIPGLNGSTGEKGPKGDSGEKGERGLPGRDGGPPGPPGPPGPPGQIIYQPGGDYNDLYWNEAGQVGPGIPGRAGFPGPMGPKGEKGNPGPPGYAPKGEKGEPSVITGPDGRPLFLGGLTGQPGERGSPGPMGFPGPQGPQGQKGEIGFPGRSGRPGLNGAKGEKGDAGSGSGYGYPGPPGPPGPPGPPGPPVPIDRLGGYDYSRYYAVKGEKGDRGPPGFGSNIDIYSLKNELKGESGVKGEKGEPGGGYYDPRYGGSGVGAPGVPGPPGPKGDSIIGPPGPQGPPGPPGRGYDGPPGPPGPPGPPGASLDGSYRGTQTISIPGPPGPPGPPGVPGVTSGVTVLRSYETMTATARRQPEGSLVYILDQTDLYLRVRDGVRQVQLGEYIAFPREDGNEVAAVEPPPVVPYFQDHHSHTGTSTNHFNQPHESPAQPHAEPDYKPTYVDPRYQPDSRYQSEPRYPELTDPRFPSYTDRLNSPDNRYYVVDTRYPITTPRRPPPRQPQSPVHYHTSGPVLHLIALNSPQTGSMRGIRGADFLCFTQAQGIGMKGTFRAFLSSRLQDLHSIVRKTDRHNLSVVNLKDEVLFDSWDDIFSGGRMKENVSIYSFDGKDVLHDNTWPEKMVWHGSTSRGERHVDSFCETWRVGEHALTGMASPLQSGSLLQQSSSSCSSSNVVLCIENSAGHSRR; encoded by the exons AAGTGAGCGGCATCTCTTTACTCCAGCTGATTGGAGAACCTCCACTAGAAGAGTTCACCACCACCTATGGGCCAAATGGGGAGCCTGCCTATCGGTTCACTCCTTCGGTGGTCCCGGGCCAGCGAGCCCTGGTCCATGTCCCCAGCCCTTTCTACCGCCacttctccctcctcttccaTGTCAAGCCCTCCACTCCTGCCGCCTCCATCCTTTTCTCCATCACAGATGCCACCCAGAAGCTCATGTATGTTGCTGTCAAGCTCAGCGCGGTGAAGGCTGGCCGTCAGAAGGTTCAGTTTTTCTACACCGAGCCCGACTCTGAGGCTTCGTACGAGGCTGCCAGCTTTGAGGTGCCGAGCATGGTGGACACCTGGAGTCGCTTCTCGCTGTCAGTCATGGAGGAGCAGGTGGCCTTCTACCATGGCTGCGACTCTGAGCCACAGGTGGTGAAGTTTGAGCGCTCGCCGGATCCCATGGATCTCGACCCTGCATCAGTACTCTTTGTGGGTCACGCGGGAAGAGCTGACAATGGCAAGTTCCTG ggTGACATGGCAGACCTGAGACTGGTGGGAAACCCTCGGTCAGCTGAGCGTTTATGCGACTATGAGGACGACTCTGACACT GGCTCTGGTGACTATGGCAGCGGCGACGGCGAGAGGAGGCAGATGGGAGGCAGCATGAAG ACCACCCCTCCACCTTTCCGTCCACTGCCTGAACCTCCGCTGATTtcctcacacataaacacactcgcACAAACAG atGTCTGGTATCAGCCCTCCGTGGAGTACAGCAGGCAGGACTTCAGCAAGCCTGGATTATTAGGCTCAAGAG GTACAATCGGTGCTAAAGGTGAAAAAggagacagaggagagaaaggCTCAAAGGGGGACCAGGGCCCTGTAGGAGCGAAGGGAGATTCAGGTGTCAGCTCTGGCTCTGGTTTCTCTGCACAGGGTGGAGTCCAAGGACAGAAG GGTGAAAAAGGTGAAAAG GGTGATCTTGGCAAAGGCTACACTGGTAAAAAAGGAGATCGTGGGGCTCAGGGGCCTCCCGGACCACCTGGTCCTACAGGACCTGCAGCTGAGGTGGTCCGACTTGGGGATGGCTCTATTGTGCAGCAGCTGGCCGGACCCCCCGGACCACCAGGACTGCCAGGGTCGGATGGGCCTGCAGGACCTCCTGGAGCTGATGGGGAGCCT GGTGATCCAGGAGAGGATGGAAGAGCT GGTCCTCCTGGGCTGCAGGGTGTTCCAGGAATTCCAGGAGGTCCTGGTGCCAAAGGCGAAAAG GGTGAACGTGGAGAGGGTCAGCCAGGACCCAGAGGCCCCCCAGGTCCACCTGGACCTCCTGGACCTGGTACTGGTGATCGTCCA ACATTTGTTGACATGGAGGGCTCGGGATTCCCAGACTTGGATAAAATCCGG GGTCCACATGGTCCACCGGGTCTCCCAGGTCCTCCTGGCCCTCCTGGGATCCCTGGTACTTCAGTGGCAGTGGGCCTTGATGGTCCAATAGCTGTTGGACCTCCTGGACCACCTGGGCAAGATGGTGCTCCGGGATTGCCA GGACCCCCTGGTCCTCCTGGGCTACCCGGTCCACCTGGACCTGCAGGAGGAAAG GGTGACAGTGGTGACCTCGGTCTTCCAGGACCAGCTGGAGAAAAG CAAGATGCACAAGGCTCCAGCTTTTTCACCGGCTTGTTCTCTTACTTTACTCCATCCTCTACG GGCTCTCAGGGTGAACCAGGACAGGTGGGGACATCAGGACAGACTGGCCTGGCAGGGCTTCCAGGTCCAATGGGACCAGTGGGACCACCAGGGCCCCCCGGACCACCTGGGCCACCATATCGTATTGGCTAT GGCGATCAAGATGGATATGAGGTACTCAGTGGTTTGCCTGGACTCAGAGGCGAACCTGGACCCCAG GGCCCACCTGGTATTGCAGGTCATCCT ggAAATCCAGGTTTACCAGGAACACCTGGTAGCAAAGGAGCAGAAGGACCACGAGGACCTCCTGGGATCCCTGGCTTGAATGGTTCAACTGGAGAAAAA GGTCCAAAGGGAGACAGTGGCGAGAAAGGAGAGAGG GGTTTGCCAGGAAGAGATGGTGGACCACCTGGACCTCCAGGCCCTCCTGGACCTCCAGGACAGATCATCTACCAGCCAGGAGGAGAT TATAACGACCTTTATTGGAATGAAGCAGGGCAG GTTGGACCAGGTATTCCAGGCAGGGCAGGATTCCCA GGCCCAATGGGaccaaaaggggaaaaagggaACCCAGGGCCACCAGGATATGCACCTAAG ggagaaaaaggagagccTAGTGTCATCACGGGGCCTGATGGGAGACCTCTATTCCTGGGAGGCTTGACAGGACAGCCG GGCGAGAGAGGAAGTCCTGGCCCAATGGGATTTCCA GGTCCACAAGGTCCTCAAGGCCAGAAGGGGGAGATTGGTTTTCCTGGCCGATCG GGTCGACCAGGACTAAACGGTGCCAAAGGAGAGAAGggagatgcaggcagtggatcTGGATACGGATACCCT GGACCACCAGGCCCACCAGGGCCCCCTGGGCCTCCCGGACCTCCTGTTCCTATTGACAGACTCGGA GGATATGATTACTCCAGGTATTACGCTG ttaaagGAGAGAAAGGAGATCGGGGACCACCAG GTTTTGGATCAAACATTGACATTTACAGTTTAAAG AATGAGCTGAAAGGTGAAAGTGGCGTGaaaggagagaaaggagagcCAGGCGGAGGATATTATGACCCCCGGTATGGAGGAAGCGGAGTCGGAGCCCCGGGAGTGCCTGGACCTCCA GGCCCTAAAGGAGACTCCATTATTGGCCCACCAGGCCCCCAGGGGCCACCTGGACCACCTGGAAGAGGGTATGATGGACCACCTGGACCACCAGGGCCACCTGGACCTCCAGGAGCATCACTAGATGGATCTTACAGAGGCACACAGA CTATCAGTATTCCTGGACCACCAGGACCTCCTGGACCTCCTGGAGTGCCTGGTGTGACCTCTGGG GTGACAGTGTTGAGGTCTTACGAAACGATGACAGCTACAGCTAGAAGACAACCTGAGGGCTCTCTGGTGTACATACTAGACCAAACAGATCTCTACCTACGAGTCCGAGATGGAGTTCGTCAAGTCCAG cTTGGGGAGTACATCGCTTTCCCCAGGGAGGAT GGTAATGAGGTTGCTGCTGTGGAGCCTCCGCCAGTTGTCCCTTACTTCCAAGACCACCACTCCCACACGGGCACCTCCACCAACCACTTCAACCAGCCGCATGAGAGTCCGGCCCAACCACATGCTGAGCCTGACTATAAACCTACTTACGTCGATCCCAGATACCAGCCTGATTCGCGGTATCAGTCAGAACCACGGTACCCGGAACTAACAGATCCCAGGTTTCCAAGTTATACAGACCGGTTAAACTCACCTGATAACAGGTATTATGTTGTGGACACTCGTTACCCGATCACCACTCCACGAAGACCACCCCCACGTCAACCCCAGAGTCCGGTCCACTATCACACTTCTGGGCCAGTG CTCCACCTGATTGCTCTGAACAGCCCTCAGACCGGCTCCATGCGGGGCATCCGCGGTGCAGACTTCCTGTGCTTCACCCAGGCTCAGGGCATCGGGATGAAGGGAACTTTCCGGGCCTTCCTGTCTTCCAGACTCCAGGATCTCCACAGCATCGTCCGCAAAACTGACAGACATAATTTATCAGTAGTCAACTTGAAG GACGAGGTTCTGTTTGACAGCTGGGACGACATCTTCAGCGGCGGCAGAATGAAGGAAAACGTGTCAATCTACTCGTTTGATGGCAAGGACGTTCTTCACGACAACACATG GCCAGAGAAGATGGTCTGGCACGGGTCGACTAGCAGAGGCGAGCGGCATGTCGACAGCTTCTGCGAGACGTGGCGTGTGGGCGAACACGCGCTGACCGGCATGGCGTCGCCGCTGCAGAGTGGCAGTTTGCTGCAGCAGAGCTCCAGCAGCTGCTCCAGCTCCAACGTCGTGCTGTGCATCGAGAACAGCGCCGGCCACTCCAGGAGATAG